Proteins co-encoded in one Chaetodon auriga isolate fChaAug3 chromosome 9, fChaAug3.hap1, whole genome shotgun sequence genomic window:
- the fosl1a gene encoding fos-related antigen 1a, with translation MYRNFGSQGRGNPAYTGSVSGSNSVSLGSTSTSTTQQEQKFTMAGTSQFVPSLNAITTNQDLQWLVQPSLMHPPGPSRSPVPPYPTLSGVRPLGPQPSHSPLLRPGVIRAAANATASARRRIDEHLSHEELERRRIRRERNKLAAAKCRNRRRELTDTLQKETDQLEDEKSRLQKEITQLQKEKDKLELVLEAHRPICKIEDSDSDSDPNPSISSLGSIKMEPVVSRRPGPSTKLPAKMEKPKPKITIPSKSMSSSASAVATESESLHTPVLTSTPSLTPFTAAMVFTYPTAPLDAGTSTTSHAASHQESIPQHHAPQPCGIAHRRSSSSGDQSDHSLHSPTILTL, from the exons ATGTATCGAAACTTTGGGAGTCAAGGAAGAGGCAACCCGGCGTACACCGGCAGCGTCTCTGGGTCAAACTCTGTGTCTCTGGGAAGCACCAGCACCTCAACTACACAACAGGAACAG AAATTTACAATGGCTGGCACAAGTCAGTTTGTACCAAGCCTCAATGCCATCACAACCAACCAGGACCTGCAGTGGTTGGTCCAGCCCTCCCTCATGCATCCACCAGGCCCTTCCCGGTCTCCAGTTCCGCCTTACCCAACCCTCTCAGGGGTACGACCGCTGGGTCCACAGCCTTCCCACTCCCCTCTTCTCAGACCAGGGGTCATAAGAGCAGCTGCCAACGCTACTGCTTCAGCAAGGCGCAGGATCGATGAACAT TTATCTCATGAAGAGTTGGAAAGACGCAGAATCAGAAGGGAGCGGAATAAACTGGCAGCAGCAAAATGTCGCAATCGCCGCAGAGAACTAACagacacactgcaaaaa GAGACTGACCAGCTGGAGGATGAAAAGTCCCGTTTACAGAAGGAAATAACTCAATTACAAAAGGAGAAAGACAAGCTGGAGCTGGTCCTCGAGGCACACCGTCCCATTTGTAAGATAGAGGACTCCGATTCGGATTCTGACCCGAATCCATCAATTTCCTCTTTGGGAAGCATCAAAATGGAGCCAGTGGTCTCCAGGAGACCTGGTCCCTCAACCAAACTACCAGCGAAGATGGAGAAGCCCAAACCAAAGATAACTATCCCCAGCAAGTCTATGTCATcgtctgcctctgctgttgcCACTGAATCAGAATCACTCCACACTCCGGTTCTTACATCCACTCCCTCTCTCACGCCCTTCACAGCTGCTATGGTTTTCACCTATCCCACTGCCCCGTTAGACGCCGGCACCTCCACCACATCCCATGCTGCATCACACCAGGAAAGCATCCCACAGCACCATGCCCCACAGCCCTGTGGCATAGCTCAccgccgcagcagcagcagtggtgacCAATCGGATCACTCCCTGCACTCCCCAACCATCCTCACTCTGTGA
- the yif1a gene encoding protein YIF1A: protein MDLPHHGYRATKPRARAAPPSADSVLFEDTSSAAPAMNSQGYYTPGYNMGPTNDMHGGTGVDSLFADPMANAAMMYGSSLASQGKDMVNKEISRYMSVNKLKYFFAVDTRYVLKKLMILMFPYTHQDWEVRYHRDTPLTPRQDVNAPDLYIPTMAFITYILLAGMALGIQKRFSPEVLGLCASTALVWVIIEVLVMLFSLYLLTVHSDLSTFDLIAYSGYKYVGMIFTMLCGLVFGSDGYYVGLAWSSCALMFFIVRSLKMKILPSLSSDSMGTGSSAKPQFRLYITVAAAVFQPVIIYWLTSHLIR, encoded by the exons ATGGACTTGCCACATCATGGGTACCGAGCAA CTAAACCAAGAGCCCGCGCAGCTCCACCCTCAGCAGATTCTGTCCTGTTTGAAGATACCAGCTCTGCAGCACCAGCGATGAACAGTCAAGGATACTACACCCCTGGGTACAATATGGGACCCACAAATGACATGCATGGAGGTACTGGAGTGGACAGCCTGTTTGCTGACCCAATGGCCAATGCTGCAATGATGTACGGCTCGTCATTGGCCAGTCAAGGAAAGGATATGGTAAACAAAGAG ATCAGCAGATACATGTCTGTGAACAAGCTGAAATACTTCTTTGCCGTCGACACCAGATATGTATTGAAGAAACTTATGATCCTCATGTTCCCGTATACACATCAG GATTGGGAAGTTCGATATCATCGGGACACTCCGCTGACTCCGAGACAGGATGTGAACGCGCCTGATCTTTACATACCAA CAATGGCTTTCATCACCTACATTTTGCTTGCTGGAATGGCCCTCGGCATTCAAAAAAG GTTCAGTCCAGAGGTTCTTGGACTGTGTGCCAGCACTGCCCTTGTGTGGGTCATCATCGAGGTCTTGGTGATGTTGTTCAGTTTGTACCTGCTGACAGTCCACAGCGATCtgtcgacctttgaccttattGCCTACAGTGGATACAAATATGTTGG GATGATCTTCACAATGCTGTGTGGCTTAGTGTTTGGCAGTGATGGTTATTATGTGGGTCTTGCCTGGTCCTCGTGTGCCCTTATGTTCTTCATT GTTCGATCCCTGAAAATGAAgatccttccttctctctcctcgGACTCCATGGGAACTGGATCAAGTGCCAAACCTCAGTTCCGCCTTTATatcactgtggctgctgcagtctTTCAGCCAGTCATTATATATTGGTTAACCTCCCACTTGATCAGGTGA
- the ccdc85b gene encoding coiled-coil domain-containing protein 85B: protein MGSEGEIINRELSKMSDEDLLACSKEELVSRLRKEESDKISALIQRGRLIKEVNKQLQGHLLEIRELKVINQRLQEENVELRDLCCFLDDDRLKVKKLAREWQLFGHHAAKVMREDLGGYLKKLADLERMQDGLVKENLDLKELCLVLEEECVSRSDSSPGGSTELNLPCMVARDLGDGSSSTGSVGSPDQLHLVCSPDD from the coding sequence ATGGGTAGCGAAGGTGAGATCATAAACAGAGAACTGTCAAAGATGTCTGACGAGGATTTGCTGGCGTGCTCCAAAGAGGAGCTGGTGAGCCGGCTGCGTAAAGAGGAGTCGGATAAAATATCAGCTCTCATCCAGCGAGGACGGCTGATAAAAGAGGTAAATAAACAGCTACAGGGACACCTCCTTGAAATCAGGGAACTGAAAGTCATCAATCAGCGCCTGCAGGAGGAAAACGTGGAGCTGCGGGACCTGTGCTGCTTCCTGGACGATGACCGGCTCAAAGTGAAGAAGCTGGCCAGGGAATGGCAGCTGTTCGGGCATCACGCAGCTAAAGTGATGCGGGAGGACCTGGGCGGTTACTTGAAAAAGCTCGCAGACCTGGAGCGCATGCAGGACGGGCTGGTGAAGGAGAATTTGGACCTGAAGGAGCTGTGCCTGGTtctggaggaggagtgtgtcAGCAGGAGTGACTCCAGCCCCGGAGGCTCCACCGAGCTCAACCTGCCCTGCATGGTAGCCCGGGACCTGGGGGACGGAAGCTCGAGCACAGGCAGCGTGGGGAGCCCAGACCAGCTTCACCTGGTGTGCTCACCTGATGACTGA